A single genomic interval of Mycobacterium sp. DL592 harbors:
- a CDS encoding phage holin family protein, producing the protein MGSFLLRAAVTGLALWVVTLVVPGITFVGGDTSLQRVGIVLVVAVIFGVVNAIIKPIVQLVSIPLYILTLGLIHVVINALMLWITAWITEHTTHWGLQINQFWWTAIWAAIVLSIVGWLFSLPLRSAERI; encoded by the coding sequence ATGGGGTCATTTCTCCTGCGCGCCGCGGTCACCGGCCTGGCGCTGTGGGTCGTCACACTCGTCGTGCCCGGCATCACCTTCGTCGGCGGCGACACCTCCCTGCAACGGGTCGGCATCGTCCTGGTCGTGGCGGTGATCTTCGGGGTGGTCAACGCGATCATCAAACCCATCGTGCAACTGGTGTCGATCCCGCTCTACATCCTCACCCTGGGTCTGATCCACGTCGTCATCAACGCCCTGATGCTGTGGATCACCGCCTGGATCACCGAGCACACCACCCACTGGGGACTGCAGATCAACCAGTTCTGGTGGACCGCCATCTGGGCGGCGATCGTGCTCTCCATCGTCGGCTGGCTGTTCTCGCTGCCGCTGCGCAGCGCCGAACGGATCTAG
- a CDS encoding NAD-dependent succinate-semialdehyde dehydrogenase, with amino-acid sequence MSSPDIERLLASVPTGLWIGGEERTASSTYDVLDPSNDEVLTKVANATAEDAIAALDAACAVQAQWAATPPRERGEILRTVFDTIIERTDEIATLMTLEMGKVFAESQGEVRYGAEFFRWFAEEAVRIGGRYAQAPAGTGRIIVTKAPVGPCYAITPWNFPLAMGTRKIGPALAAGCTMIVKPAQETPLSMLLLAKLIDEAGLPKGVLSVLPTNQPREVTTALIDDGRLRKLTFTGSTGVGKALVKQSADALLRTSMELGGNAPFVVFDDADVDAAVEGAMLAKMRNGGEACTAANRLHVSNAVIDEFTDKFVKRMAEVNLGNGLDPSAKLGPLVNAKQVSTVQDLVDDAVEKGATVALGGQAPGGPGCFYPATVLTDVPANARILKEEVFGPVAPIIGFDTEEEGIAAANDTEYGLASYIYTESLDRALRVAEALESGMVGVNRGVISDPAAPFGGVKESGFGREGGYEGIEEYLDTKYIALTK; translated from the coding sequence ATGAGCTCTCCAGATATTGAACGGCTGTTGGCCTCGGTTCCGACCGGTTTGTGGATCGGCGGCGAGGAGCGAACAGCCTCGTCGACCTATGACGTGCTCGACCCGTCCAACGACGAGGTCCTGACCAAGGTGGCCAACGCCACCGCGGAGGACGCCATCGCCGCGCTCGACGCAGCCTGCGCGGTGCAGGCGCAGTGGGCCGCCACCCCGCCGCGGGAACGCGGGGAGATCCTGCGAACGGTGTTCGACACGATCATCGAGCGCACCGACGAGATCGCCACCCTGATGACCCTGGAAATGGGCAAGGTGTTCGCCGAGAGCCAGGGCGAAGTGCGCTACGGCGCGGAGTTCTTCCGCTGGTTCGCCGAGGAAGCCGTCCGAATCGGCGGCCGCTACGCGCAGGCGCCGGCCGGCACCGGGCGCATCATCGTCACCAAGGCGCCCGTCGGACCGTGCTACGCGATCACCCCGTGGAACTTCCCGCTGGCCATGGGAACCCGCAAGATCGGCCCGGCGCTGGCCGCCGGCTGCACGATGATCGTCAAGCCCGCGCAGGAGACGCCGCTGAGCATGCTGCTGCTGGCCAAGCTCATCGACGAGGCCGGTCTGCCCAAGGGTGTGCTCTCGGTGCTGCCGACCAACCAGCCGCGGGAGGTCACCACCGCGCTGATCGACGACGGCCGGCTGCGCAAGCTGACCTTCACCGGCTCGACCGGGGTGGGTAAGGCGCTGGTGAAGCAATCCGCGGACGCGCTGCTGCGCACGTCGATGGAACTCGGCGGCAACGCCCCGTTCGTGGTGTTCGACGACGCCGACGTCGACGCGGCCGTCGAGGGCGCCATGCTGGCCAAGATGCGCAACGGCGGTGAGGCCTGCACGGCGGCCAACCGCCTGCACGTCTCCAACGCGGTCATCGACGAGTTCACCGACAAGTTCGTCAAGCGGATGGCCGAGGTCAACCTCGGCAACGGCCTGGACCCGAGCGCCAAGCTCGGCCCGCTGGTCAACGCCAAGCAGGTGTCCACGGTCCAGGACCTGGTCGACGACGCGGTGGAGAAGGGCGCCACCGTGGCCCTGGGCGGGCAGGCCCCCGGCGGCCCGGGCTGCTTCTACCCGGCGACCGTGCTGACCGACGTCCCGGCGAACGCCCGCATCCTCAAGGAAGAGGTGTTCGGGCCCGTCGCCCCGATCATCGGTTTCGATACCGAAGAGGAAGGTATCGCGGCCGCCAACGACACCGAATACGGGCTGGCGTCCTACATCTATACCGAGTCGCTGGACCGGGCGCTTCGGGTGGCCGAGGCCCTCGAATCGGGCATGGTCGGCGTCAACCGCGGTGTGATCTCGGATCCGGCCGCGCCGTTCGGCGGTGTCAAGGAGTCCGGGTTCGGCCGTGAAGGCGGCTACGAGGGCATCGAGGAATACCTCGACACCAAGTACATCGCGCTGACCAAGTAG
- the pgi gene encoding glucose-6-phosphate isomerase, with translation MTVDISATPQWNALRRHYDEIAGKHLREFFAEDPGRGRELTMTVGDLYIDYSKHRVTRETLALLVDLARAADLEGRRDAMLSGVHINTSEDRAVLHTALRLPRDAALTVDGQDVVADVHEVLDAMGGFTDRLRNGEWTGATGERIKTVVNIGIGGSDLGPVMVYQALRHYADAGISARFVSNVDPADLVAKLDGLDPATTLFIVASKTFSTLETLTNATAARRWLTDALGDAAVAKHFVAVSTNAKLVEGFGIDTANMFGFWDWVGGRYSVDSAIGLSVMAVIGKEAFADFLSGFHVVDRHFATAPLEENAPALLGLIGLWYSGFFGAETRAVLPYSNDLSRFAAYLQQLTMESNGKSVKVDGTPVTTSTGEIFWGEPGTNGQHAFYQLLHQGTRLVPADFIGFSEPTDDLPTADGGGSMHDLLMSNFFAQTQVLAFGKTAQEIAAEGTAANVVPHKVMPGNRPSTSILANRLNPSVVGQLIALYEHQVFTEGVIWGIDSFDQWGVELGKTQAKALLGVITSDGSPAEQTDSSTDELVRRYREERGRVR, from the coding sequence ATGACCGTCGACATCTCCGCCACCCCGCAATGGAACGCGCTGCGCCGCCACTACGACGAGATCGCCGGCAAACACCTCCGTGAATTCTTCGCCGAGGACCCCGGCCGTGGCCGTGAGCTGACCATGACCGTCGGGGATCTCTACATCGACTACAGCAAGCACCGCGTCACCCGCGAGACCCTGGCCCTGCTGGTCGACCTGGCCCGGGCGGCGGACCTCGAGGGGCGCCGCGACGCGATGTTGTCTGGGGTGCACATCAACACCTCGGAGGACCGCGCGGTGCTGCACACGGCGCTGCGGTTGCCGCGTGATGCCGCCCTGACCGTCGACGGGCAGGACGTGGTCGCCGACGTGCACGAGGTGCTCGACGCGATGGGCGGGTTCACCGACCGGCTGCGCAACGGAGAGTGGACCGGCGCGACCGGTGAGCGCATCAAGACGGTGGTCAACATCGGCATCGGCGGCTCCGATCTCGGGCCGGTGATGGTGTATCAGGCGTTGCGCCACTACGCCGACGCCGGCATCTCGGCGCGGTTCGTCTCCAACGTCGACCCCGCCGATCTGGTGGCCAAACTCGACGGACTCGACCCTGCCACGACGCTGTTCATCGTCGCCTCCAAGACGTTCTCGACGCTGGAGACGCTGACCAACGCCACCGCAGCCCGCCGCTGGCTGACCGATGCGCTCGGTGACGCCGCGGTGGCCAAGCATTTCGTCGCGGTGTCGACGAACGCCAAGCTCGTCGAGGGGTTCGGGATCGACACGGCCAACATGTTCGGTTTCTGGGACTGGGTGGGCGGCCGTTATTCGGTGGACTCGGCGATCGGTCTGTCGGTGATGGCGGTGATCGGCAAGGAGGCGTTCGCCGACTTCCTGTCCGGATTCCATGTCGTAGACCGGCATTTCGCGACCGCGCCGCTGGAGGAGAATGCGCCGGCGCTGCTCGGGCTGATCGGGTTGTGGTACTCCGGCTTCTTCGGCGCCGAGACGCGCGCGGTGCTGCCGTACTCCAATGACCTGTCGCGCTTTGCGGCCTATCTGCAGCAGCTGACCATGGAGTCCAACGGCAAGTCGGTGAAAGTGGACGGCACCCCGGTGACCACCTCGACGGGTGAGATCTTCTGGGGCGAACCGGGCACCAACGGTCAGCATGCGTTCTATCAGCTGCTGCACCAGGGCACCCGGCTGGTGCCTGCTGACTTCATCGGGTTCAGCGAGCCCACCGACGACCTGCCGACGGCCGACGGCGGCGGCAGCATGCACGACCTGCTGATGAGCAACTTCTTCGCCCAGACCCAGGTGCTGGCATTCGGTAAGACCGCGCAGGAGATCGCCGCCGAGGGCACTGCCGCAAATGTGGTGCCGCACAAGGTGATGCCGGGCAACCGGCCGAGTACTTCCATTCTGGCTAATCGCCTCAACCCGTCGGTGGTCGGCCAGTTGATCGCGCTCTACGAACATCAGGTGTTCACCGAAGGGGTGATCTGGGGCATCGACTCGTTCGACCAGTGGGGCGTCGAACTGGGCAAGACGCAGGCCAAGGCGCTGCTCGGGGTGATCACCAGTGATGGCTCGCCGGCCGAGCAGACCGACAGCTCGACCGACGAACTGGTGCGCCGCTACCGCGAGGAACGCGGCCGGGTTCGCTGA
- the pcrA gene encoding DNA helicase PcrA produces MSVHVTEFKPPADAAELLDGLNPQQRQAVLHEGAPLLIVAGAGSGKTAVLTRRIAYLLAARDVGPGQILAITFTNKAAAEMRERVVALVGARARNMWVSTFHSTCVRILRNQASLLPGLNSNFSIYDADDSRRLLLMIGKDMGLDVKRYSPRLLANGISNLKNELISPEDAVAALEPGTDDLARTVASVYGEYQRRLRAANALDFDDLIGETVAVLQAFPQIAQYYRRRFRHVLVDEYQDTNHAQYVLVRELAGHGAVGPDEVPPSELCVVGDADQSIYAFRGATIRNIEDFERDFPNATTILLEQNYRSTQNILTAANSVISRNAGRREKRLWTEEGDGELIVGYVADNEHDEARFVAGEIDALADRDGFSYNDFAVFYRTNNSSRALEEVFIRAGIPYKVVGGVRFYERKEIRDIVAYLRVLDNPGDAVSLRRILNTPRRGIGDRAEACVAVYAENTGSTFADALTAAAQGKVPMLNTRSEKAIAGFVNLLDGLRGRLDDELGDLVEAVLDRTGYRSELESSSDPQDLARLDNLNELVSVAHEFSTDRANAAALAEGAEDADGADEDVPQTGMLAEFLERVSLVADSDELPEHDSGVVTMMTLHTAKGLEFPVVFVTGWEDGMFPHMRALGDPTELSEERRLAYVGITRARQRLYLTRAKVRSSWGQPMLNPESRFLREIPEHLLDWRRTDPTPSYSAPISGAGRFGGTPRPSPMRPSGGSKRPLLVLEPGDRVSHDKYGLGRVEEVSGVGESAMSLIDFGSAGRVKLMHNHAPVTKL; encoded by the coding sequence ATGAGTGTGCACGTGACCGAATTCAAACCCCCTGCCGACGCAGCCGAGCTTCTCGACGGCCTCAACCCGCAGCAGCGTCAGGCGGTGCTGCACGAGGGCGCCCCGCTGCTCATCGTCGCCGGCGCGGGATCGGGCAAGACCGCTGTGCTCACCCGGCGGATCGCCTACCTGCTGGCCGCCCGCGACGTCGGCCCGGGCCAGATCCTGGCGATCACGTTCACCAACAAGGCCGCCGCCGAGATGCGTGAACGGGTGGTCGCCCTGGTTGGGGCGCGGGCCCGCAACATGTGGGTGTCGACGTTCCACTCCACCTGTGTGCGCATCCTGCGTAACCAGGCCTCGCTACTGCCGGGCCTGAACTCCAACTTCTCGATCTACGACGCCGACGACTCGCGCCGGCTGTTGCTGATGATCGGCAAGGACATGGGCCTGGACGTCAAGCGGTACTCGCCGCGGCTGCTGGCCAACGGAATCTCCAACCTCAAGAACGAACTGATCAGCCCCGAGGACGCGGTGGCGGCCCTCGAACCGGGAACCGACGACCTGGCCCGCACCGTCGCCAGCGTCTACGGCGAATACCAGCGGCGGCTGCGGGCAGCCAATGCGCTCGACTTCGACGACCTGATCGGCGAGACGGTCGCTGTGCTGCAGGCGTTCCCGCAGATAGCCCAGTACTACCGCAGACGATTTCGCCACGTCCTGGTCGACGAGTACCAGGACACCAACCACGCGCAGTACGTTCTGGTCCGCGAGCTTGCCGGTCACGGCGCCGTCGGCCCCGACGAGGTGCCGCCCAGTGAGCTGTGCGTGGTCGGTGACGCCGACCAGTCGATCTACGCCTTCCGCGGAGCGACGATCCGCAACATCGAGGACTTCGAGCGCGACTTCCCCAACGCCACCACGATCCTGCTCGAGCAGAACTACCGCTCCACCCAGAACATCCTGACGGCCGCGAACTCGGTGATCTCCCGTAACGCGGGGCGGCGCGAGAAGCGGCTGTGGACCGAAGAAGGTGACGGCGAGCTGATCGTCGGCTATGTCGCCGACAACGAACACGACGAGGCCAGGTTCGTCGCGGGGGAGATTGACGCGCTGGCCGATCGCGACGGGTTCTCCTACAACGATTTCGCGGTGTTCTACCGGACCAACAACTCCTCGCGCGCACTCGAAGAGGTCTTCATCCGCGCCGGCATTCCCTACAAGGTGGTCGGTGGCGTTCGGTTCTACGAGCGCAAGGAGATTCGCGACATCGTCGCCTACCTGCGGGTGCTCGACAACCCGGGTGACGCCGTCAGCCTGCGGCGCATCCTCAACACCCCGCGCCGCGGTATCGGCGACCGGGCCGAGGCCTGCGTCGCGGTCTACGCCGAGAACACCGGGTCGACGTTCGCCGACGCGCTGACCGCCGCCGCCCAGGGCAAGGTGCCGATGCTCAACACCCGCTCGGAGAAGGCGATCGCCGGTTTCGTCAATCTTCTCGACGGCCTGCGCGGCCGCCTGGACGACGAGCTCGGCGACCTGGTCGAGGCCGTCCTCGACCGCACCGGCTATCGCAGCGAGCTGGAGTCCTCCAGCGATCCGCAGGACCTGGCCCGGCTGGACAACCTCAACGAATTGGTCAGCGTCGCACACGAATTCAGCACCGACCGGGCCAACGCGGCCGCGCTGGCCGAGGGCGCCGAGGATGCCGACGGCGCCGACGAGGACGTGCCCCAGACCGGCATGCTCGCCGAGTTCCTGGAGCGGGTGTCACTGGTCGCCGACTCCGACGAGCTGCCCGAACACGACTCCGGCGTGGTCACGATGATGACCCTGCACACCGCCAAGGGGCTGGAGTTCCCCGTGGTGTTCGTGACCGGCTGGGAGGACGGCATGTTCCCGCACATGCGGGCGCTGGGCGATCCGACCGAGCTGTCCGAGGAACGCCGGCTGGCCTACGTCGGGATCACCCGGGCGCGTCAGCGGCTCTACCTCACCCGCGCCAAGGTGCGTTCGTCGTGGGGGCAGCCGATGCTCAACCCCGAATCCCGGTTTCTGCGTGAGATTCCCGAGCATCTGCTCGACTGGCGGCGCACCGATCCCACACCGTCCTACAGCGCGCCGATCAGCGGTGCCGGGCGGTTCGGGGGCACCCCCCGCCCGTCACCGATGCGGCCGTCCGGCGGCAGCAAGCGCCCGCTGCTGGTGCTCGAACCCGGCGACCGGGTCAGTCACGACAAGTACGGTCTGGGCCGAGTCGAAGAGGTCTCCGGGGTGGGGGAGTCGGCGATGTCGCTGATCGACTTCGGCAGCGCCGGCCGGGTCAAGCTGATGCACAACCACGCCCCGGTCACCAAGCTCTAG
- a CDS encoding SDR family oxidoreductase: MTRQKILITGASSGLGAGMAREFAAKGRDLALCARRVDRLDELKAELTARHPGITVAVAALDVNDHEQVPKVFAELADALGGLDRVIVNAGVGKGAPLGTGKLWANKATIETNLVSALVQVETALEMFKKAGSGHLVLISSVLGNKGVPGVKAAYCASKAGVSSLGESLRGEYASGPIKVTVIEPGYIESEMTAKSNSTMLMVDNQTGVRQIVKAVERETGRAIVPAWPWVPLVTLLRLLPPRFTRPFS, translated from the coding sequence ATGACCCGGCAGAAAATTCTCATCACCGGCGCGAGCTCCGGCCTCGGCGCGGGCATGGCCCGCGAGTTCGCGGCCAAAGGACGTGATCTGGCGCTGTGCGCGCGCCGCGTCGACAGGCTCGACGAACTCAAAGCCGAGCTGACCGCGCGCCACCCCGGCATCACCGTCGCCGTGGCCGCCCTCGACGTCAACGACCACGAGCAGGTGCCCAAGGTGTTCGCCGAACTTGCCGACGCCCTCGGCGGCCTTGACCGCGTCATCGTCAACGCCGGCGTCGGCAAGGGGGCCCCGCTGGGCACCGGCAAACTGTGGGCCAACAAGGCCACCATCGAAACCAACCTCGTCTCCGCGCTGGTCCAGGTTGAGACCGCCTTGGAGATGTTCAAGAAGGCCGGCTCCGGGCACCTTGTGCTGATCTCCAGCGTGCTGGGCAACAAGGGCGTGCCCGGTGTGAAGGCGGCCTACTGCGCCAGCAAGGCCGGGGTGTCCTCGCTCGGGGAGTCACTGCGCGGCGAATATGCTTCCGGCCCAATAAAAGTCACCGTCATCGAGCCGGGGTATATCGAGTCGGAGATGACGGCCAAGTCGAACTCCACCATGCTGATGGTCGACAACCAGACCGGGGTGCGGCAGATCGTCAAGGCCGTGGAACGCGAGACCGGGCGGGCGATCGTGCCGGCCTGGCCGTGGGTTCCGCTGGTCACGCTGCTGCGGCTGTTGCCGCCGCGGTTCACCAGGCCGTTCTCCTGA
- a CDS encoding MFS transporter, translated as MTQQNWLTRNVRVLSAVSFLQDAASELLYPLLPIYLTAVLGAPPSVVGAIEGAAEGAASMTKLAVGPLGDRFAKRPLIATGYGMAALGKVIIAIAAAWPGVLAGRVVDRLGKGIRGAPRDALLVEGIEKSSRGRVFGFHRAMDTLGAVVGPLIGLAGYELLDHRIAPLLYVAIVPAVLSVLLIVFVREQRRDGPRPPRQPIFRGLRDLPGRYWRVTAVVVGFGIVNFPDALLLLRLNEIGFGVVGVILAYVGYNLVYALASFPAGALADRLPRSAVFGFGLVFFAVGYIGLGLTTDLLTASLLLGAYGLFTACTDGVGKAWISSLVPDDRQATAQGVFQGASGLAILAAGVWAGLLWGADGRLPLLVSGVAGACFAAVLLAPWLVSRTR; from the coding sequence GTGACACAACAGAATTGGCTGACCCGCAATGTGCGGGTGCTCTCTGCGGTGTCCTTCCTGCAGGACGCCGCCAGCGAGTTGCTCTACCCGCTGCTGCCCATCTACCTGACCGCGGTACTGGGTGCGCCGCCGTCGGTCGTAGGAGCGATCGAGGGGGCCGCCGAGGGCGCGGCCTCGATGACCAAACTGGCCGTCGGGCCACTCGGTGACCGCTTCGCCAAACGCCCTTTGATCGCAACCGGTTACGGCATGGCGGCACTGGGCAAGGTGATCATCGCCATTGCGGCGGCATGGCCCGGGGTGCTGGCCGGGCGGGTCGTCGACCGGCTGGGCAAGGGGATCCGCGGCGCACCCCGTGACGCATTGCTGGTTGAGGGTATCGAAAAGTCGTCACGTGGACGGGTTTTCGGCTTTCACCGTGCGATGGACACCCTCGGTGCGGTGGTCGGCCCGCTGATCGGCCTGGCGGGGTATGAACTGCTGGACCATCGGATTGCGCCGCTGCTCTATGTCGCGATCGTGCCCGCCGTGCTGTCGGTCCTGCTGATCGTCTTCGTGCGAGAGCAGCGCCGCGACGGCCCGCGCCCACCACGCCAACCGATCTTCCGCGGACTGCGGGACCTGCCCGGTCGCTACTGGCGGGTGACCGCGGTGGTGGTCGGCTTCGGCATCGTCAACTTCCCCGACGCGCTGCTGCTGTTGCGGCTCAACGAAATCGGCTTCGGGGTCGTCGGGGTGATCCTGGCCTACGTCGGCTACAACCTGGTCTACGCGCTGGCCAGCTTCCCCGCCGGGGCGCTCGCCGACCGGCTGCCCCGCTCCGCGGTGTTCGGGTTCGGGCTGGTGTTCTTCGCCGTCGGCTACATCGGTCTGGGGCTGACCACCGACCTGCTGACCGCGTCGCTTCTGCTGGGCGCCTACGGGTTGTTCACCGCCTGCACTGACGGGGTGGGCAAGGCGTGGATCTCCTCGCTGGTACCCGATGACCGGCAGGCGACGGCCCAGGGCGTGTTCCAGGGGGCGAGCGGTCTGGCGATCCTGGCGGCCGGGGTGTGGGCCGGACTGCTGTGGGGCGCCGACGGGCGCCTGCCGCTGCTGGTGTCCGGCGTCGCCGGGGCGTGCTTCGCGGCGGTGCTCCTGGCGCCGTGGCTGGTCAGCCGCACTCGATAG
- a CDS encoding chorismate mutase yields the protein MTVEAEQMPDIDALRIEIDRLDAEILAAVKRRTEVSREIGRARMASGGTRLVHSREMKVIERYSELGPDGKDLAMLLLRMGRGRLGH from the coding sequence ATGACTGTAGAAGCAGAACAAATGCCTGACATCGACGCATTGCGTATCGAGATCGACCGGCTCGACGCCGAGATCCTGGCAGCCGTCAAGCGCCGCACCGAGGTTTCGCGTGAGATCGGCCGTGCCCGGATGGCCTCCGGCGGGACCCGGCTGGTGCACAGCCGCGAGATGAAGGTCATCGAGCGCTACAGTGAGCTCGGGCCGGACGGCAAGGACCTGGCGATGCTGCTGCTGCGGATGGGCAGGGGCCGGCTCGGGCACTGA
- the cobF gene encoding precorrin-6A synthase (deacetylating), which yields MRRIHVIGIGAGDPDYVTAQAVRALNDTEVFFAMDKGQAKSDLVELRREICRRFITRPGYRFVELPDPTRAADADYTRAVADWHTARARMWASAIETELGPDGVGAFLAWGDPSLYDSTLRILDQVAEHVEFDYDVIPGITAIQALTARHRIPLNDVGEPVLVTTGRQLRGSGLTGSAVVMLDGECSFLGCPPQTRIWWGAYLGTPDEILVTGTVGEVGDQIAAVRADARSRHGWIMDIYLLRS from the coding sequence ATGCGTCGCATCCACGTCATCGGCATCGGCGCCGGCGACCCCGACTACGTGACGGCGCAGGCGGTCCGCGCGCTCAACGACACCGAGGTGTTCTTCGCGATGGACAAGGGCCAGGCCAAGAGCGACCTCGTCGAGTTGCGGCGCGAGATCTGCCGCCGCTTCATCACCCGGCCGGGCTACCGGTTCGTCGAGTTGCCCGATCCCACGCGCGCGGCCGACGCGGACTACACCCGGGCCGTCGCCGACTGGCACACCGCCCGGGCCCGGATGTGGGCCAGCGCCATCGAGACCGAACTCGGGCCCGACGGTGTCGGTGCCTTCCTGGCCTGGGGTGACCCGTCGCTGTATGACTCCACCCTGCGCATCCTCGACCAGGTCGCCGAACATGTGGAGTTCGACTACGACGTCATCCCGGGCATCACCGCGATCCAGGCCCTGACCGCCCGGCACCGCATCCCATTAAACGACGTCGGAGAACCCGTGCTCGTCACCACCGGGCGGCAGCTGCGCGGCAGCGGGCTGACCGGTTCGGCTGTGGTGATGCTCGACGGCGAGTGCTCGTTCCTCGGCTGCCCGCCGCAGACGCGGATCTGGTGGGGCGCCTACCTGGGTACACCCGACGAAATCCTGGTGACCGGCACGGTCGGCGAGGTGGGCGATCAGATCGCCGCCGTTCGAGCAGACGCCCGCTCCCGGCACGGCTGGATCATGGACATCTACCTGCTTCGCAGTTAG
- a CDS encoding zinc finger domain-containing protein, with the protein MPGIATLGPDALELTADHLAEILAGQSGRIKTVITDQKIIAGIGNAYSDEILHVAKLSPFATAAKLTESQRSALYDAMTSVLTDAVQRSVGQQAATLKGEKRSGLRVHARTGLPCPVCGDTVREVSFADKSFQYCPTCQTGGKVLADRRMSRLLK; encoded by the coding sequence GTGCCCGGCATTGCGACGCTCGGACCGGACGCCCTCGAGCTCACCGCCGATCACCTCGCCGAGATCCTTGCCGGACAGTCCGGGCGGATCAAGACCGTAATCACCGATCAGAAGATCATCGCCGGGATCGGCAACGCCTACAGCGACGAGATCCTGCACGTCGCCAAGCTGTCGCCCTTCGCGACCGCCGCCAAGCTCACCGAGTCCCAGCGCTCGGCGCTCTACGACGCCATGACGTCGGTGCTGACCGACGCAGTGCAACGGTCCGTGGGACAGCAGGCCGCGACGCTCAAGGGGGAGAAGCGATCCGGGCTGCGGGTGCACGCCCGGACCGGGCTGCCCTGCCCGGTCTGTGGGGACACGGTGCGGGAAGTCTCGTTCGCCGACAAGTCTTTTCAGTACTGCCCGACGTGCCAGACCGGAGGCAAGGTCTTGGCCGACCGACGGATGTCGCGGCTGCTGAAATAG
- a CDS encoding phosphatase PAP2 family protein, whose protein sequence is MQAYGPGTAGFGWVGAIVVVLLAVFVAAAFWLARHAQLVPWLLERLRGSTVVAWADRRFGAAAGALAARSSLTLAAGLALLAGFVVVAGFAAAFTEILEDVLVGDGINGVDGPAAEWLAGHRELWLTALLKAVTVVGDSPVITAIAVLVTAVVVWRSGTWFPAVVAVVGTVGIGLVIFTAKWVVGRSRPAPRFALLVEDGYSFPSGHATGTAAIALLCAWTVSRWVVTSWAGRVVVWAVAVGVTGAVGFSRVYLGVHFVSDVLAGWLLGAAWAGAVIGVASWWDSTRSRRSG, encoded by the coding sequence GTGCAGGCTTACGGGCCGGGCACCGCCGGTTTCGGGTGGGTCGGTGCGATCGTGGTGGTGCTGTTGGCGGTATTCGTCGCCGCCGCGTTCTGGCTTGCCCGCCATGCACAACTGGTGCCGTGGCTGTTGGAGCGTTTGCGCGGCTCGACGGTGGTGGCCTGGGCCGACCGGCGCTTCGGTGCCGCGGCGGGTGCGCTCGCGGCGAGATCGTCACTGACGCTGGCCGCCGGCCTGGCGCTGCTGGCCGGTTTCGTCGTCGTCGCCGGCTTCGCGGCGGCGTTCACCGAGATCCTCGAGGACGTTCTGGTCGGCGACGGGATCAACGGCGTCGACGGGCCGGCTGCGGAGTGGCTTGCTGGTCACCGTGAGCTGTGGCTGACCGCGCTTCTGAAAGCCGTGACAGTAGTGGGTGATTCGCCCGTGATCACCGCGATAGCGGTGCTGGTGACCGCCGTCGTGGTGTGGCGTTCTGGTACGTGGTTTCCTGCCGTCGTCGCGGTGGTCGGCACCGTCGGCATCGGGTTGGTCATATTCACTGCCAAGTGGGTCGTCGGCCGGAGCCGGCCCGCACCGCGGTTCGCGCTGCTGGTGGAGGACGGCTACTCCTTTCCGTCCGGGCACGCGACGGGCACGGCCGCGATCGCCTTGCTCTGCGCGTGGACGGTGAGCCGGTGGGTGGTCACGTCGTGGGCGGGGCGCGTTGTGGTGTGGGCCGTCGCCGTCGGGGTCACCGGAGCAGTCGGATTCTCCAGGGTCTACCTGGGTGTGCACTTCGTCAGCGATGTGCTGGCGGGCTGGCTGCTGGGCGCGGCGTGGGCGGGTGCGGTGATCGGGGTGGCCTCGTGGTGGGACAGTACCCGGTCACGGCGGTCCGGCTAG